In Pangasianodon hypophthalmus isolate fPanHyp1 chromosome 1, fPanHyp1.pri, whole genome shotgun sequence, the genomic window AGGAAGTGAACCTCAAGTGTGCCAGAAATGATGCTACGATTCACAAGTGACGCTTCCATCCACATGTAACATCCCAAACCCTAACCTCAAGCTTCGCCAGTTACCGTGACAACAGCCACCTGTGATGCCACAGCATTGCCaagttgtcatggtaacaggGAGGTCTGTGTAATTGCTCAACTCTTCTCTTTTACTGAAATTTTGGGATTTGTGACAGCCACTGTTGTCATGGTAAAGAAAAGTGGCCGGTTGCCGTGGTTACAAACTCCTTTGAGGAGAACGCTATACAATTTACTACCCTTTCACACTGTCACAAAGTGTCTggtgtgcggtttgggacacaACCTCAGACAGGTGGATAGAAGCGTCACAGGAGTTCTCTGGCCTCGTCAGGGAGCCTGACTGCGTGCGCTCTTACCGGATGTGTCTCTGGCGGATGAGGACGCGGGCGTGGTGGATGCTCTTGGCCAGGCCGAGCTTGAAGACCTGCGTCTGCAGCCTGCGCTCCAGGAAGTCCTCCACCTTCAGACCCAGGATGTAATCGAGCTTCATCTTGCCTTCATCCAGCACACCGATGCGCACGAGACGCCTCAGCAGAGCgttacctacacacacacacacacacacacacccctttaaTTACAGCACTGCATGTGTAACATCCTGACATTTAACAcagtgtgtggattgggacacagTCACTAAACACTCGATGTGAATGTTCAATGTGACCGCACAACTCCGTAGTCATGGTAACTGAAACTACATGAAGCCTCACCCTCGAAGAGACGCCTGGCATCCTTCTCGTCCAGAGTGAGCAGCTCTCGAGCAGCTTTACGGATTTTAGCCAGAGTGAACTTCACCCTCCAGACCTCGCGCTTATTCCTCAGACCATActcacctgtaacacacacacacacgccatacaTTACACACTAATAGCACACTTATACTTAAAGCTGTAAGTGCGGTTTTATTAATGCGGTTCAGTATCGGAGGTGATTCTGACGAACAAATCCTCACCGATGAGCTTGAGCTCCTGGTCGAGACGAGACTTCTCGAA contains:
- the rps9 gene encoding 40S ribosomal protein S9, whose translation is MPVARSWVCSKTYVTPRRPFEKSRLDQELKLIGEYGLRNKREVWRVKFTLAKIRKAARELLTLDEKDARRLFEGNALLRRLVRIGVLDEGKMKLDYILGLKVEDFLERRLQTQVFKLGLAKSIHHARVLIRQRHIRVRKQVVNIPSFVVRLDSQKHIDFSLRSPYGGGRPGRVKRKNAKKGQGGAGGGDDEEED